In Chelonia mydas isolate rCheMyd1 chromosome 20, rCheMyd1.pri.v2, whole genome shotgun sequence, a single genomic region encodes these proteins:
- the CDK2 gene encoding LOW QUALITY PROTEIN: cyclin-dependent kinase 2 (The sequence of the model RefSeq protein was modified relative to this genomic sequence to represent the inferred CDS: deleted 3 bases in 2 codons) has translation MENFQKVEKIGEGTYGVVYKAKNKATGEVVALKKIRLDTETEGVPSTAIREISLLKELNHSNIVKLLDVIHTENKLYLVFEFLHQDLKKFMDSSSISGIPLPLIKSYLFQLLQGLAFCHSHRVLHRDLNPRTCLINAEGAIKLADFGLARAFGVVPVRTYTHEVVTLWYRAPEILLGCKYYSTAVDIWSLAASLLRMITRRALFPGDSEIDQLFRIFRTLGTPDEAVWPGVTSMPDYKPSFPKWARQDFSKVVPPLDEEGRKLLAQMLHYDPNKRISAKSALNHPFFRDVTKAVPHLRL, from the exons ATGGAGAACTTCCAGAAGGTGGAGAAGATCGGCGAGGGCACCTACGGGGTGGTCTACAAGGCCAAGAACAAAGCCACCGGCGAGGTGGTGGCGCTGAAGAAAATCCGCCTGGATAC agagACGGAGGGCGTCCCCAGCACCGCCATCCGGGAGATCTCCCTGCTCAAGGAGCTGAACCACTCCAACATCGTCAA GCTGCTGGACGTGATCCACACGGAGAACAAGCTCTACCTGGTCTTCGAGTTCCTGCACCAGGACCTGAAGAAGTTCATGGACTCGTCCTCCATCAGCGGCATCCCTCTGCCCCTCATCAAG AGTTACCtgttccagctgctgcagggcctgGCCTTCTGCCATTCCCACCGGGTGCTACACCGCGACCTCAAT CCCAGAACCTGCCTCATCAATGCCGAGGGAGCCATCAAG CTGGCGGACTTCGGGCTGGCACGGGCATTCGGCGTCGTGCCGGTGCGAACCTACACCCACG AGGTGGTGACTCTCTGGTACCGGGCCCCTGAAATCTTGCTTGGCTGCAAGTACTACTCGACGGCTGTGGATATCTGGAGCCTGGCTGCATCTTTGCTGAGGATG ATCACCAGGCGAGCCCTGTTCCCTGGAGACTCGGAAATTGACCAGCTCTTCCGCATCTTCCGGACGCTGGGCACTCCGGACGAGGCCGTGTGGCCAGGGGTCACTTCCATGCCCGATTACAAGCCCAGCTTCCCCAAATGGGCCAGACAGGACTTCAGCAAGGTGGTGCCCCCTCTGGACGAGGAGGGGAGGAAGCTCTTGGCT CAAATGCTGCACTACGACCCCAACAAGCGGATTTCGGCCAAGTCAGCACTGAACCACCCCTTCTTCCGGGACGTCACCAAGGCCGTCCCTCACCTGCGCTTGTGA